One genomic window of Coffea eugenioides isolate CCC68of chromosome 1, Ceug_1.0, whole genome shotgun sequence includes the following:
- the LOC113773840 gene encoding putative disease resistance protein RGA3, whose amino-acid sequence MHDLVHDMVQSISSSKTLRLTESGSDDQGTFPIQYLALERSEKEMPFPPSERFKCITTLFLLEDRSLNDREISFFMLRVLSLRSSSVEELPKSIGKLTHLRYLDLSRPSIKIMPDSLCRLYHLQTLRVEGCKSLTKFPENFTNLVNLRHFEVRNCTNCKELPTLGHMSSLRSLHLESLDGITSIGPSFYGESTIHSGSGSQSPLKLFPALEHFILRDTHSLTEWTEAEVHDRELMVFPVLEMIEIEDCPELATFPSHFPSLKKLHIDLTKNGSAVMEYIRSGVSTLTVLSLLYVTGFTELPNMLFQNNLAHLRLRSCRDLTHFLDFPSDVPQTLEGPNSQTVLELSQPHTCIDNSSTQRLVGLESLEKLLVRFCNSLKSISIPKGDKYLTALRELEISDCNRLTHLSIPQLSESEWDSTSPPSLSATSPPPLLPLEKLKVNGCFDLISFPIDLTRTPSLSSLAISSCPKITDLPKGKLCSLTSLRTLDIGPFSETTELHSFLYLFDALPPPHPYFPSLSELILRGWSHWESLPEQLQRLSAVTTLCLSGFGVKSLPDWFGKLSSLEQLCLLDCEKLENLPSHQSMRSLTRLRKLDSRGCPLLKERCKPESSSSIP is encoded by the coding sequence ATGCATGATCTTGTGCATGATATGGTGCAATCCATTTCCAGTTCTAAAACTTTGAGGTTGACAGAGTCTGGAAGTGATGACCAGGGGACGTTTCCCATCCAGTATCTTGCACTGGAGAGAAGTGAAAAAGAAATGCCATTTCCTCCCTCTGAAAGGTTCAAGTGTATTACAACATTATTTTTGTTGGAAGACAGATCACTTAATGATAGAGAGATATCATTTTTTATGTTGCGAGTTTTGAGTTTAAGGTCATCAAGTGTCGAGGAGCTTCCTAAATCAATTGGGAAGCTAACTCATTTGCGGTACCTTGATTTATCCAGACCTTCAATCAAAATAATGCCAGACTCTCTTTGTCGACTTTATCATTTGCAGACATTAAGAGTTGAAGGTTGCAAATCATTGACAAAGTTTCCAGAAAATTTCACGAATTTGGTGAATTTGAGGCACTTTGAAGTGCGAAATTGCACAAACTGCAAAGAGTTACCAACTCTTGGGCACATGTCCTCCCTCAGATCTCTTCACTTGGAAAGTCTTGATGGCATAACAAGCATAGGACCTTCTTTTTATGGAGAATCAACCATACATAGTGGAAGCGGCAGTCAAAGTCCCCTAAAATTGTTTCCAGCACTTGAACATTTCATTCTAAGGGACACGCACAGTTTGACTGAATGGACGGAAGCAGAAGTTCATGATAGAGAATTGATGGTATTTCCTGTCCTTGAGATGATAGAGATTGAAGATTGCCCCGAACTAGCAACTTTTCCAAGTCATTTTCCAAGTCTCAAGAAATTGCACATCGATTTGACTAAGAATGGGTCAGCAGTAATGGAATATATCCGCAGCGGAGTTAGCACTCTCACTGTTCTTAGCCTTTTGTATGTGACTGGGTTCACTGAGCTACCAAATATGTTATTTCAAAACAATCTTGCACATCTCCGGTTAAGAAGTTGTCGTGATTTGACCCATTTCTTGGATTTTCCGTCTGATGTTCCTCAAACTTTAGAAGGTCCAAATTCCCAAACAGTGCTTGAGTTGAGCCAACCACACACTTGTATTGACAATAGTTCTACTCAACGTTTGGTTGGTCTTGAGTCCCTTGAGAAATTACTTGTTCGATTTTGCAATTCACTCAAGTCGATTTCAATCCCCAAGGGAGACAAGTACCTCACTGCCTTGCGAGAATTAGAAATTTCCGATTGCAATAGGTTAACCCACTTGTCCATCCCCCAGCTATCTGAGTCAGAGTGGGATTCCACTTCTCCGCCCTCCCTCTCCGCtacttctcctcctcctcttctacCTCTCGAGAAATTGAAAGTAAACGGCTGCTTCGATCTGATCTCCTTTCCAATTGATTTAACCCGAACACCTTCTCTCTCTTCCCTAGCCATATCAAGTTGTCCCAAAATAACGGACTTGCCCAAGGGGAAGCTTTGTTCTCTTACAAGCTTGAGAACCTTAGACATTGGACCATTCTCAGAAACCACAGAGTTGCATTCCTTCCTATACCTCTTTGACGCTCTCCCACCACCGCACCCCTACTTCCCCTCCCTTTCAGAATTAATTCTGCGTGGATGGTCTCATTGGGAATCTCTGCCCGAGCAACTTCAGCGCCTCTCTGCCGTAACAACTCTTTGTTTAAGTGGTTTTGGAGTGAAATCATTGCCCGATTGGTTTGGGAAGCTTTCGTCACTTGAACAACTTTGTCTCTTGGATTGTGAAAAGCTAGAGAATTTACCCTCTCACCAATCTATGAGAAGCCTCACCAGACTAAGAAAGCTGGACAGTCGCGGGTGCCCCCTTCTAAAGGAAAGATGTAAACCAGAGAGCAGCAGTAGCATACCGTAA